One part of the Aurantibacillus circumpalustris genome encodes these proteins:
- a CDS encoding gliding motility-associated C-terminal domain-containing protein, whose protein sequence is MRKLLAFVFVFVSLYSEFQAQSICGGSSYTIVPTTTITGTPSYTLNPGNFSPNGNGNFVVSPGSTTSYTLLSSSGSATASSVITVTVNPQPSSNPSFTQATCTNSFNAVNLGLTFSPATPPPAYTLSWTPIPANLSSPQQFTTTNLTPGPYSVVVTAGSCSLVIDFTINPQPAPAIYSVIPFGGIYSITCVQQTLELIANNPNNTYTWTGASFLPVQSESISLNATHLGTLSVIGQNTVSGCTKTYTFLLAQNISNPTASLSTNLINITCLQASAPTLTAIATPSINVTHKIYSPQGGTFSATSYTTIYSPGGPGTYTHVIVDDANGCSSQRTFTVATNDNYPTFSVSSLNNFTLGCNTKSVITIDIVGAATTPTAGGPVSYSFVLPGGTVTVPTGTTPLSGTSSNTNVSTPGTWTLIVKDNTNFCETQTQVSVLLKNTPPNIGAIVPNQILDCNVRKVIVEGVSETQGVGYLWNFVPPPGSPNSIASNTISVLINTVAPTTTLINTYTLTITDINNTCKSTSLIPMYQNTFPPTASITSGGSNSSSLTCLTPTIVLTNQSKTSIPANSVFTTNSLVIGYVWEGPSPQEPLQLSSTYTAGTVGMYTLTAKDLNNGCIASGTYSVIDNRRYPEVDAPPAVKKDYTIDCGSNFTTLAPTILPGSGLTYSWSGAGVVGNNDKKTFDVTAPGNYSVVVTNTINGCVTKEVYKAITGSLTAVLGSDVESGYAPLTVNFSNKSYSSLDSSNVFGLWSYGNGSISGITTGTVFVPGPISATVASSAKYTQAGTYTVVMFAKKGACIDTAYKVIKVELPSSLVIPNVFTPNGDGINDLFFLKATNLSSVDMTIVDRWGRIVYELVSESGNIEWDGKNAEGNDAAEGVYFYVIKTTGKDGVTNDKKGTINLYR, encoded by the coding sequence ATGAGAAAATTATTAGCGTTCGTTTTTGTTTTTGTGAGCTTATATTCTGAATTCCAAGCTCAATCTATTTGTGGTGGTTCTTCTTATACCATTGTTCCAACAACCACAATAACCGGCACCCCAAGTTATACGCTTAATCCTGGAAATTTTTCCCCTAATGGAAATGGTAATTTTGTTGTTTCACCTGGTAGTACTACATCATATACATTACTTTCATCTTCTGGCTCTGCTACGGCTTCCTCTGTAATAACTGTGACTGTGAACCCTCAGCCTAGTAGCAATCCTTCTTTCACTCAAGCAACATGTACCAATAGCTTTAACGCTGTCAACTTAGGATTAACCTTCAGTCCGGCAACGCCACCTCCAGCTTACACACTTTCGTGGACACCAATTCCGGCGAATTTAAGCTCTCCTCAACAATTTACAACAACAAATCTAACTCCTGGTCCATATTCTGTTGTGGTTACGGCAGGTTCATGTAGTTTGGTAATTGATTTTACTATAAACCCACAACCGGCTCCTGCAATCTATTCGGTGATACCTTTTGGTGGGATTTATTCAATTACTTGTGTTCAACAAACACTTGAACTTATTGCAAATAACCCTAACAATACTTACACTTGGACAGGCGCATCATTTCTGCCAGTGCAAAGCGAGTCCATTTCACTAAATGCTACTCATTTGGGTACACTATCTGTAATTGGCCAAAACACTGTTTCTGGTTGCACAAAAACATATACCTTTTTACTTGCTCAGAATATTTCTAACCCAACCGCATCACTTTCTACAAACCTCATTAATATTACGTGTTTACAAGCGTCTGCACCTACGCTGACAGCAATAGCTACACCCTCGATAAACGTGACGCACAAAATTTATTCGCCTCAGGGTGGGACTTTTTCTGCTACCTCGTATACTACTATTTATTCGCCAGGTGGTCCTGGTACGTATACACATGTTATTGTAGACGATGCAAATGGTTGTTCTTCTCAAAGAACGTTTACAGTTGCAACGAATGACAATTACCCAACATTTTCTGTTTCGAGTCTCAATAACTTCACTTTAGGTTGTAATACAAAGAGTGTAATTACTATAGATATTGTTGGTGCAGCTACAACGCCTACAGCTGGTGGTCCAGTTTCGTATTCATTTGTTCTACCTGGAGGAACAGTAACTGTGCCAACAGGAACTACTCCATTAAGTGGTACGAGTTCTAATACAAATGTTTCCACTCCAGGTACTTGGACATTGATTGTTAAGGACAATACAAATTTTTGCGAAACACAAACTCAGGTTTCGGTTTTATTAAAGAATACCCCACCTAATATTGGGGCAATTGTACCTAATCAAATTTTAGACTGTAATGTTAGAAAAGTAATTGTAGAAGGGGTTAGTGAAACCCAGGGCGTTGGGTACTTATGGAATTTTGTGCCTCCTCCAGGTTCACCAAATTCAATCGCATCCAACACTATCTCGGTATTAATCAATACGGTTGCTCCAACTACTACTTTGATTAACACATACACACTAACAATTACTGATATTAACAATACGTGTAAGAGTACATCACTTATACCAATGTATCAAAACACCTTTCCACCAACAGCTTCTATTACTAGTGGCGGTAGTAACTCAAGCTCTTTAACGTGTCTAACTCCAACAATTGTTTTAACTAATCAAAGTAAAACAAGTATTCCTGCTAATTCAGTTTTCACAACAAACAGCCTGGTGATTGGATATGTTTGGGAAGGGCCAAGTCCGCAAGAGCCTTTACAATTGAGCTCTACTTATACTGCTGGTACGGTTGGTATGTATACTTTAACAGCAAAGGATTTAAATAATGGATGTATTGCAAGTGGGACATATAGTGTAATCGATAACCGTCGTTACCCTGAAGTAGATGCTCCACCGGCAGTTAAAAAAGACTACACAATTGATTGCGGGTCTAATTTTACTACATTAGCACCTACTATCTTGCCAGGCTCAGGGCTTACTTATAGCTGGTCAGGTGCGGGCGTGGTTGGTAATAATGATAAAAAAACTTTTGACGTTACTGCTCCAGGAAACTACAGCGTTGTTGTTACAAATACGATTAACGGTTGTGTTACTAAAGAAGTTTATAAAGCTATCACTGGATCTTTAACAGCTGTTCTTGGGTCTGATGTTGAAAGTGGTTACGCGCCACTTACCGTAAATTTTAGCAATAAATCTTACTCAAGTCTTGATAGTTCTAATGTATTTGGACTATGGTCTTATGGAAATGGCAGTATTTCTGGAATTACAACAGGTACTGTATTTGTACCTGGACCTATTTCTGCGACAGTCGCGTCAAGTGCTAAGTACACTCAAGCAGGTACTTATACAGTGGTTATGTTTGCTAAAAAGGGTGCTTGTATAGATACTGCATATAAAGTGATCAAAGTTGAACTTCCTTCCTCACTTGTGATTCCGAATGTGTTTACGCCTAATGGCGACGGTATTAATGATTTATTTTTCTTGAAAGCAACCAATCTTTCAAGTGTTGATATGACTATAGTTGATCGTTGGGGTCGCATTGTTTACGAATTAGTAAGTGAGAGTGGAAATATTGAATGGGACGGGAAAAATGCAGAAGGTAATGATGCCGCTGAAGGAGTGTACTTCTATGTAATTAAAACTACAGGTAAAGATGGTGTAACGAATGACAAAAAGGGTACAATAAATTTATATAGATAA
- the sucC gene encoding ADP-forming succinate--CoA ligase subunit beta has product MNIHEYQGKSILKSFGVAIQEGIVAETPEQAVDAAKELKVKYNSDWVVVKAQIHAGGRGKGGGVKLAKNLDEVKEKASNILGMHLITPQTSATGKLVSKVLITQDVYYPGASPTKEFYMSVLLDRSKGRNTIIYSTEGGMDIEHVAEHTPEKIWKEEIDPRVGLQAFQARKIAFNLGLSGNAFKEMVKFVTSLYKAYESIDASLFEINPVLKTSDDKIIAVDSKVSFDDNGLFRHPDYEKMRDITEEDPIDVEARNAELNYVKLDGNVGCMVNGAGLAMATMDIIKLSGGEPANFLDVGGTANAERVEKAFRIILKDKNVKAILVNIFGGIVRCDRVAQGIVDAYKNMGTIHVPIIVRLQGTNAELAKKLIDESGLKVYSAIEFHEAADLVNKLLKAN; this is encoded by the coding sequence ATGAATATACACGAGTATCAGGGAAAAAGTATCTTAAAAAGTTTTGGCGTAGCTATTCAGGAAGGAATTGTTGCAGAAACACCAGAGCAGGCTGTTGATGCAGCAAAAGAATTAAAGGTAAAATACAATAGTGACTGGGTTGTTGTTAAAGCTCAAATACATGCTGGGGGTAGAGGTAAAGGCGGTGGCGTAAAGCTTGCAAAAAATTTAGATGAGGTAAAAGAAAAAGCATCAAATATCTTAGGAATGCACTTAATTACCCCTCAAACAAGTGCTACAGGGAAGTTGGTTAGCAAGGTTTTGATTACGCAAGACGTTTATTATCCTGGTGCTTCACCTACGAAAGAATTTTATATGAGCGTGTTACTTGATCGTTCTAAGGGGCGTAACACCATAATTTACAGCACAGAGGGAGGCATGGATATTGAACATGTTGCTGAACATACTCCTGAAAAAATATGGAAAGAAGAAATTGATCCGAGAGTAGGGTTGCAAGCCTTTCAAGCTCGTAAAATTGCGTTTAACTTAGGTTTAAGTGGTAATGCTTTTAAGGAAATGGTAAAGTTTGTAACATCACTTTATAAGGCCTATGAAAGCATTGATGCTTCTTTGTTCGAAATTAATCCGGTGTTAAAAACGAGTGATGATAAAATTATCGCCGTTGATAGTAAAGTTTCGTTTGACGATAACGGCTTATTCCGTCATCCTGATTATGAAAAAATGCGAGATATTACCGAAGAAGATCCAATTGACGTAGAGGCCAGGAACGCAGAATTAAACTACGTAAAATTAGACGGAAATGTTGGATGTATGGTAAATGGTGCCGGTCTTGCTATGGCAACTATGGATATTATCAAATTAAGTGGTGGCGAACCAGCGAATTTCTTAGATGTTGGCGGAACAGCTAACGCAGAGAGGGTTGAAAAGGCATTTCGTATCATCTTAAAAGATAAAAACGTAAAAGCTATTCTTGTGAATATTTTTGGCGGAATAGTTCGTTGCGACCGTGTTGCTCAGGGAATTGTAGATGCATATAAAAACATGGGTACAATTCATGTTCCAATTATTGTACGTTTACAAGGAACAAATGCTGAGCTAGCAAAGAAATTAATTGATGAATCAGGGTTAAAAGTGTATTCTGCCATTGAGTTTCATGAAGCAGCTGACTTAGTAAATAAATTATTAAAAGCTAACTAA
- the panB gene encoding 3-methyl-2-oxobutanoate hydroxymethyltransferase, with translation MSVHREIKKVTTNVLLEMKKRGEKIAMLTAYDYTMAKIIDSAGIDVILVGDSASNVMAGHETTLPITLDQMIYHASSVVRATKRSLVIVDLPFGSYQANSKEALSSAIKIMKESGAHGVKLEGGKEVKESIERILTAGIPVMGHLGLTPQSIYKFGTYTVRAKEEEEAERLMEDAKLLEQYGCFALVLEKIPASLAQKVSESISIPVIGIGAGGGVDGQVLVTHDMLGMNHEFSPRFLRRYLNLYESMGNAFEQYIIDVKSRDFPSDKEQY, from the coding sequence ATGTCGGTTCATAGGGAAATAAAAAAAGTAACAACAAACGTGTTGCTTGAAATGAAAAAACGGGGTGAGAAAATCGCTATGCTAACAGCCTATGACTATACAATGGCAAAAATTATCGACAGCGCCGGCATTGACGTTATTTTAGTTGGAGATAGTGCCAGTAATGTGATGGCTGGTCATGAAACAACGTTACCTATTACTTTGGATCAAATGATCTATCATGCAAGCAGCGTGGTAAGAGCCACTAAACGTTCGCTGGTAATTGTTGATCTTCCGTTTGGATCGTATCAAGCTAATTCAAAAGAAGCTTTAAGTTCTGCAATAAAAATAATGAAAGAGAGTGGTGCGCATGGCGTTAAACTTGAGGGTGGAAAAGAAGTAAAAGAAAGTATTGAAAGAATTTTAACTGCAGGCATTCCTGTGATGGGACATCTAGGATTGACACCACAAAGTATTTATAAATTTGGCACGTATACTGTCAGAGCTAAAGAAGAAGAAGAAGCAGAACGCCTAATGGAAGATGCAAAGCTTTTAGAACAATACGGTTGTTTTGCTTTGGTACTCGAGAAAATTCCAGCATCTTTAGCGCAAAAAGTATCCGAAAGTATATCTATTCCGGTGATAGGAATTGGTGCTGGTGGTGGTGTTGACGGACAAGTGCTAGTAACGCACGATATGTTAGGAATGAACCACGAGTTTAGTCCGCGTTTTTTACGTCGTTATTTGAATCTTTACGAAAGTATGGGTAATGCCTTTGAGCAATACATCATTGATGTTAAAAGCAGAGACTTCCCTAGTGATAAAGAACAGTATTAA
- a CDS encoding Omp28 family outer membrane lipoprotein has protein sequence MKKLIAYSIIAISIIVASCDKIKVAPQNTTAKPNTRKILLEDYTGHQCGNCPAAAGVAENLSEKYGDKLIVIAVHAGFFTKLNSTYVTSYTCEAGNDWDASTGFGISGGAGNPNGMINRKNYADNGRIQKETKWSTSVSLASNDIEFCDLTLNANYDAVNRKLNTTVKTKFRRHYDNKTKISVVLTEDSIIGPQKDYSKNPDLVPNYTFMHLLRGSINGSWGADLLSSAKYQDSVIVSYPNFSINPKFVDKNVSVVAFVYDDVTKEVLQVEKVKIR, from the coding sequence ATGAAAAAGTTAATCGCCTATTCAATCATTGCAATAAGTATTATTGTAGCCTCTTGCGATAAGATCAAAGTTGCTCCTCAAAATACTACAGCTAAACCAAATACAAGAAAAATACTTTTAGAGGACTATACGGGGCATCAATGCGGTAACTGTCCCGCGGCGGCAGGAGTTGCTGAAAATCTTTCTGAGAAATACGGTGATAAACTCATTGTAATAGCTGTTCACGCAGGTTTTTTCACCAAATTAAATTCGACCTATGTAACTTCTTATACGTGTGAAGCTGGAAATGACTGGGACGCGTCCACTGGATTCGGTATTAGTGGCGGAGCAGGAAATCCTAACGGAATGATCAACAGAAAAAACTATGCGGACAATGGAAGAATTCAAAAAGAAACCAAATGGTCTACAAGTGTTTCTCTTGCATCAAATGATATTGAATTTTGTGACTTAACTCTAAATGCGAATTATGATGCTGTAAACAGAAAATTAAATACCACTGTAAAAACTAAATTCAGAAGGCATTACGACAATAAGACAAAAATTTCGGTTGTATTGACTGAGGACAGTATTATTGGACCTCAAAAAGACTATTCTAAAAATCCTGATTTAGTTCCTAACTATACGTTTATGCATCTTTTAAGAGGTAGTATAAATGGCTCGTGGGGCGCCGATCTTTTGAGTTCTGCAAAATACCAAGATTCGGTAATTGTTTCTTATCCTAACTTTAGTATTAATCCAAAATTTGTAGACAAAAACGTTTCTGTTGTAGCCTTTGTTTATGACGACGTCACGAAAGAAGTTCTTCAAGTTGAAAAAGTAAAAATTCGTTAA
- a CDS encoding DUF6029 family protein — MLKKHNRSSLTATFLILLFLATYQYQAQTDMGSVHGNFQIDAQYYNPDSLIGAPKVPEKMLSNAFGNINYQRGKFSAGVRYEAYNNVMQGFDSRYKGQGIANRFARYQDQLLDITVGNIYEQFGSGLLFRTYYEPGLLYDNSLDGIRVISNPFKGITLKALAGKQRSFFTVGPGIVRGIDGEVNINDLFDSLLANLKTKVIIGGSFVSKNQVDADPDFNLPENVGSYGGRINIIRGGFSFFGEYVQKENDPSASNYAFVEGEKYYSYKQGEAAFVSASYATRGISFLLQGKRVDNMSFRSDRDATLQNLLINYLPATTRQHTYLMPAYSPYATQPNGEVGGMAEVQFNFKKGSRIGGKYGMDITINYSQASGLKKIGVSDSTTTSKLYKTKYSEIGDLYYSDFFVEVNKKFSKKFKGTFMYCKQFYDKNIIQFGSPFAGYNNISSHIGVIDLTYKYKNNSALRLEVQGLFRDNKDTLNLGSWASALIEWSPSTNWFIAVLDQYNYGNPVNQLKLHYFLITAGYTKGPHRISMSYGKQRAGIFCVGGVCRNVPASNGLAISITSSF, encoded by the coding sequence ATGTTAAAAAAACACAATAGAAGTAGCTTAACGGCTACTTTTTTAATTCTATTATTTCTTGCGACTTACCAATATCAAGCGCAAACCGACATGGGTTCTGTTCATGGAAATTTCCAGATTGATGCGCAGTACTATAATCCTGACAGTTTAATTGGGGCTCCAAAAGTACCAGAAAAAATGCTTTCTAATGCATTTGGAAACATCAATTACCAGCGGGGAAAATTCTCAGCAGGTGTTCGTTATGAAGCCTATAATAATGTCATGCAAGGTTTTGATTCTCGCTACAAAGGACAAGGCATTGCCAATCGTTTTGCAAGGTATCAAGATCAATTGTTGGATATTACTGTTGGAAATATATACGAGCAGTTTGGAAGTGGTTTATTATTTAGAACCTATTACGAGCCAGGTCTTCTGTATGACAACTCTTTAGATGGGATTCGTGTTATCTCAAATCCTTTCAAAGGAATCACGTTAAAAGCTTTAGCTGGTAAACAAAGATCCTTTTTCACCGTTGGCCCTGGTATTGTTAGGGGCATTGATGGAGAAGTAAATATTAATGATCTCTTTGATTCCTTATTGGCTAATCTAAAAACGAAAGTAATTATTGGTGGAAGTTTTGTTAGTAAGAACCAGGTAGACGCCGACCCCGACTTTAACTTGCCAGAAAATGTAGGTTCATATGGCGGTAGGATTAACATCATTCGAGGAGGCTTTAGTTTTTTTGGTGAATATGTACAAAAAGAAAATGATCCAAGTGCAAGTAATTATGCTTTTGTAGAAGGTGAGAAATATTATAGCTATAAACAAGGTGAAGCTGCCTTTGTTTCTGCTTCCTATGCCACCAGGGGTATTTCATTTTTACTACAAGGAAAAAGGGTTGATAACATGAGTTTCAGAAGTGATAGAGATGCTACCTTACAAAACCTTCTAATTAATTATTTACCTGCTACCACAAGACAACACACTTACCTCATGCCTGCTTATAGTCCATACGCCACTCAACCCAATGGTGAGGTTGGTGGTATGGCAGAGGTTCAATTTAATTTTAAAAAAGGCAGCCGAATTGGTGGAAAATATGGCATGGACATTACTATTAATTACTCTCAGGCAAGTGGCCTTAAAAAAATTGGCGTGAGCGATAGCACTACAACATCCAAATTGTATAAAACTAAATATTCTGAAATAGGAGATTTATATTACAGCGATTTCTTTGTTGAGGTTAATAAGAAATTTAGCAAAAAATTCAAAGGGACATTTATGTATTGCAAACAGTTTTACGATAAAAACATTATTCAGTTTGGATCGCCATTTGCTGGCTATAACAACATTTCCTCTCATATTGGGGTGATTGACCTGACATATAAATACAAAAACAATTCAGCTTTGCGTCTTGAGGTGCAAGGTTTGTTTAGAGATAACAAAGATACTTTAAATTTAGGCAGTTGGGCTTCTGCGCTTATTGAATGGTCTCCAAGTACGAATTGGTTTATTGCAGTACTCGATCAATACAATTATGGAAACCCTGTTAATCAATTAAAATTGCATTATTTTTTAATAACTGCCGGTTACACGAAGGGACCACACCGAATTTCTATGAGCTACGGTAAACAAAGAGCTGGGATATTTTGTGTGGGTGGAGTGTGCAGAAACGTGCCAGCATCTAATGGTTTGGCTATTTCAATTACCAGCAGTTTTTAG
- a CDS encoding TlpA family protein disulfide reductase, whose translation MKKLLLSLFALSLFSFITLNGDGDKIPSATVKTLDGSKINSSTFSNNGKPIIISFWATWCKPCKKELDAIAENYTEWQKETGVKLIAISIDDARSSGKVVTDVKSKGWEYEVYIDENQDFKRAMNVNNVPHTFIVDGNGKIVWSHNSYTEGDEEKLYENVKKIAAGEALTH comes from the coding sequence ATGAAAAAACTACTTTTATCTTTATTCGCATTATCTCTTTTTTCTTTTATCACTTTAAATGGTGATGGCGATAAAATTCCTTCTGCTACAGTTAAAACTTTAGATGGTAGTAAAATAAACTCTAGCACATTTAGCAACAATGGAAAACCTATTATCATTAGCTTTTGGGCTACCTGGTGCAAGCCTTGCAAAAAAGAATTAGACGCAATTGCTGAAAACTATACCGAATGGCAAAAAGAAACAGGTGTAAAACTAATCGCTATTTCAATTGATGATGCTCGTAGCTCAGGAAAAGTTGTTACCGATGTAAAATCTAAGGGTTGGGAATACGAAGTGTATATCGACGAAAACCAAGATTTTAAACGTGCTATGAACGTTAACAATGTTCCGCATACATTTATCGTGGATGGTAACGGGAAGATTGTTTGGAGTCACAACTCTTATACAGAAGGTGATGAAGAAAAACTTTACGAAAATGTGAAAAAAATCGCTGCAGGCGAAGCTTTAACGCATTAA
- the hemL gene encoding glutamate-1-semialdehyde 2,1-aminomutase — METKKSAELFERAKNYFPGGVNSPVRAFRSVGGNPLFIEKGKGSHIWDADGNEYIDYCCSWGPLILGHAHDGVLNAVDKTMRKGTSFGAPTQLENELAELILLNNSFIKKIRFVSSGTEAVMSAIRLARGFTKRNKILKFEGCYHGHVDSLLVKAGSGLVTFGNSSSAGVPESFVNETITVQLNNKSAVEEAFLKFKDEIACVIIEPVPANNGLLLQGKEFLTFLREICTKNKTLLIFDEVISGFRMSFCGAAGLYNIQPDIITYGKIIGGGFPVGAYGANKEIMACISPEGNVYQAGTLSGNPVAMTAGIAQLSECLKENFYADLEKKTKYLVEGINKINPFKLFKLFHLGSIFWIAFTEKEKISNADDIDANSMSYFKTLYHSLLESGVYLGPSGYEVGFVSSAHTYDDLDKTVLAFKTALNKLV, encoded by the coding sequence ATGGAGACTAAAAAATCGGCTGAGCTTTTTGAAAGAGCAAAAAATTATTTTCCCGGTGGTGTTAATTCACCGGTTAGAGCGTTTAGAAGTGTGGGTGGAAATCCTTTATTTATTGAAAAAGGTAAAGGTTCGCACATTTGGGATGCAGATGGGAATGAGTACATAGATTATTGTTGTAGTTGGGGACCGCTTATCTTGGGGCATGCTCATGATGGCGTTTTAAATGCAGTAGATAAAACCATGCGCAAAGGCACCTCGTTTGGCGCCCCAACGCAATTGGAAAACGAACTCGCAGAATTAATTTTATTAAATAATTCGTTTATTAAAAAGATTCGCTTTGTAAGCAGCGGAACTGAGGCAGTAATGAGTGCTATTCGTTTAGCGAGAGGGTTTACAAAACGCAATAAAATTTTAAAATTTGAAGGTTGTTACCATGGACACGTGGATTCGCTATTAGTGAAGGCAGGAAGCGGACTCGTTACTTTTGGAAATTCAAGCAGTGCAGGTGTTCCAGAGAGTTTTGTAAACGAAACAATTACGGTGCAACTCAATAATAAAAGTGCTGTTGAAGAAGCATTCTTAAAATTTAAAGATGAAATCGCTTGTGTAATTATTGAACCGGTACCTGCTAATAATGGACTGTTATTGCAGGGCAAAGAATTTTTAACTTTTCTAAGAGAAATTTGCACTAAGAATAAAACACTTTTGATTTTTGATGAGGTAATTAGTGGATTCCGCATGAGTTTTTGTGGTGCCGCTGGTTTGTATAACATTCAACCGGATATCATTACTTACGGAAAAATTATTGGAGGAGGCTTTCCTGTTGGAGCTTACGGTGCCAACAAAGAAATTATGGCTTGTATTTCTCCAGAAGGAAATGTTTATCAGGCAGGGACTTTAAGCGGAAATCCTGTAGCTATGACAGCTGGGATCGCTCAGCTTTCAGAATGTCTAAAAGAAAATTTTTACGCTGATCTTGAAAAGAAAACAAAGTATTTGGTAGAAGGAATAAATAAAATAAATCCATTTAAATTATTTAAGTTGTTTCATCTTGGTTCTATTTTTTGGATTGCTTTTACTGAGAAAGAAAAGATTTCGAATGCAGATGATATCGATGCCAACAGCATGAGCTATTTTAAAACACTTTACCATTCTTTGTTAGAAAGCGGCGTGTACCTTGGCCCTAGTGGTTACGAAGTTGGCTTTGTAAGCAGTGCGCATACGTACGATGACCTAGATAAAACGGTTTTAGCATTTAAAACAGCTTTAAATAAATTAGTTTAA
- a CDS encoding phosphoglycerate kinase has protein sequence MKTVDSINFSNKRAVVRVDFNVPLNDKFEVTDATRIQAAIPTLKKILKDGGSIVLMSHLGRPKDGPTNKYSLKHIVNEVNKQLGVLVQFADDCISDAAFAKSSALKPGEVLLLENLRFYKEEEKGDAVFAKKLSQHGNIYVNDAFGTAHRAHASTAIMANNFDAASKCFGYVMANEIASIDKVLNKTQKPFTAIIGGAKVSDKIMIIEQLMSKADNIIIGGGMAFTFIKALGGKIGNSLCEDDRLEVAKELLAKAKVNGVNLCIPMDAVIADSFSNDANTQEVSIDKIPDGWMGLDIGKKSIEYFGEVIKKSKTILWNGPMGVFEMSKFENGTKQAAFDIVAATKSGAYSLIGGGDSVAAINKYHLADQVSYVSTGGGALLEYIEQGTLPGVRAIEG, from the coding sequence ATGAAAACAGTTGATTCTATAAATTTTTCCAATAAACGCGCGGTTGTTCGTGTTGATTTTAATGTGCCATTGAATGATAAATTTGAGGTGACTGATGCAACACGCATCCAAGCGGCAATTCCAACACTTAAAAAGATTTTAAAAGATGGTGGAAGTATTGTGTTAATGAGTCATTTAGGTCGCCCGAAAGATGGGCCAACAAATAAATATTCTCTTAAGCACATTGTAAACGAAGTAAACAAACAATTAGGTGTACTGGTTCAGTTTGCAGATGATTGTATTAGTGATGCGGCGTTTGCGAAATCTTCAGCACTAAAACCAGGCGAAGTTTTATTATTAGAAAACTTACGTTTTTATAAAGAAGAAGAAAAAGGTGATGCTGTTTTTGCGAAAAAATTAAGTCAACATGGCAACATTTATGTAAATGATGCTTTTGGTACAGCGCACCGGGCACATGCTTCCACAGCGATAATGGCAAATAATTTTGACGCGGCATCTAAATGTTTTGGTTATGTGATGGCGAATGAAATAGCTAGTATTGATAAAGTATTAAACAAAACTCAAAAGCCTTTTACAGCGATTATTGGTGGAGCAAAAGTGAGCGATAAAATTATGATCATTGAGCAATTGATGAGCAAAGCAGATAACATCATTATTGGCGGTGGCATGGCTTTTACTTTCATAAAAGCATTGGGTGGAAAAATTGGAAATTCTTTGTGCGAAGATGACCGCTTAGAAGTTGCAAAAGAACTGCTTGCAAAAGCAAAGGTAAACGGTGTAAACTTATGCATTCCTATGGACGCGGTGATTGCAGACAGTTTTTCGAATGACGCAAACACACAAGAAGTAAGTATTGATAAAATTCCAGACGGCTGGATGGGATTGGATATTGGAAAAAAGTCTATTGAATATTTTGGAGAAGTTATTAAAAAATCTAAAACTATTTTGTGGAATGGACCTATGGGTGTTTTTGAAATGAGCAAATTTGAAAATGGCACTAAACAAGCTGCCTTTGATATTGTAGCGGCAACTAAATCTGGCGCCTACTCATTAATTGGAGGTGGAGATAGTGTTGCTGCCATTAATAAATATCATTTAGCAGATCAAGTAAGTTATGTGAGTACTGGTGGTGGCGCACTTTTAGAATATATTGAACAAGGAACATTGCCTGGTGTAAGAGCCATTGAAGGTTAA
- the ispF gene encoding 2-C-methyl-D-erythritol 2,4-cyclodiphosphate synthase, translating to MGVNIRIGFGYDVHPLGEGRELWLGGIKLEFDKGCVGHSDADVLLHAICDALLGAANLRDIGFHFPNTNPKYKGADSKLLLKEVIALLKENNYAVGNVDATLSLEDPKINPHIKEMQKVLAPILEVTENDISIKATTNEKLGYVGKGEGVNAYAVALIYKK from the coding sequence ATGGGTGTAAATATTAGAATTGGTTTCGGCTATGATGTCCACCCGCTAGGGGAGGGAAGAGAGTTGTGGTTAGGTGGAATTAAACTCGAATTCGACAAAGGCTGTGTTGGCCATAGCGACGCAGATGTGCTTTTACATGCCATATGTGATGCTTTATTGGGAGCAGCTAACTTAAGGGATATAGGATTCCATTTTCCAAATACAAATCCTAAATACAAAGGTGCCGATAGCAAACTTTTATTAAAAGAAGTCATTGCTTTGCTAAAGGAAAATAACTACGCTGTAGGTAACGTAGACGCTACCTTGAGTTTAGAAGATCCAAAGATAAATCCACACATCAAAGAAATGCAAAAGGTTCTCGCGCCAATTTTAGAAGTAACTGAAAACGACATTTCGATAAAAGCAACTACCAACGAAAAACTGGGTTATGTTGGAAAGGGCGAAGGCGTGAATGCATACGCGGTAGCGCTGATCTACAAAAAATAA